A window of Corallococcus macrosporus DSM 14697 contains these coding sequences:
- the ftsA gene encoding cell division protein FtsA, giving the protein MAKQKSGEIIVGLDIGTTKICAIVGELTDSGIDIIGIGTHPSKGLRKGVVVNIEATVSSIRRAVEEAELMAGAEISHVYTGIAGGHIKGFNSQGIVAVKDKEVREADIARVIDAAKAVAIPLDREVIHVLPQEFIIDDQGGIKEPLGMAGVRLEAKVHIVTGAVSSAQNIVKCANRTGLNVSDIVLQPLASAEAVLGEDEKELGVCLVDIGGGTTDIAIFSGGSIVHTAVIALGGNNLTSDIAIGLRTPAHEAERIKQKYGCALSSLINKDDTIEVPSVGGRQPRVLGRQILCEILEPRVEEIFQLVHREIQKCGYEDLLASGVVITGGSTLLAGMPELAEEVLGLPVRRGMPRGIGGLVDVVKSPMYATGVGLVVYGARHLDRRMFRIREENVYKKVKGRMREWLEEIF; this is encoded by the coding sequence ATGGCGAAGCAGAAGTCGGGGGAGATCATCGTCGGCCTCGACATCGGCACGACGAAGATCTGCGCCATCGTCGGAGAGCTGACCGACAGCGGCATCGACATCATCGGCATCGGTACGCATCCGTCGAAGGGTCTGCGCAAGGGCGTGGTGGTGAACATCGAGGCGACCGTCTCTTCCATCCGCCGCGCGGTGGAGGAAGCGGAGCTCATGGCGGGGGCGGAGATCTCCCACGTCTACACGGGCATCGCCGGGGGCCACATCAAGGGCTTCAATTCCCAGGGCATCGTCGCCGTCAAGGACAAGGAGGTCCGCGAGGCGGACATCGCCCGCGTCATTGACGCGGCCAAGGCCGTGGCGATTCCGCTGGACCGGGAGGTGATTCACGTCCTCCCGCAGGAGTTCATCATCGACGACCAGGGCGGCATCAAGGAGCCCCTGGGCATGGCCGGTGTCCGCCTGGAGGCCAAGGTCCACATCGTCACCGGCGCGGTGTCCAGCGCGCAGAACATCGTCAAGTGCGCCAACCGCACCGGGCTCAATGTCTCCGACATCGTGCTCCAGCCGCTGGCCAGCGCGGAGGCGGTGCTGGGTGAGGACGAGAAGGAGCTGGGCGTGTGCCTCGTCGACATCGGCGGCGGCACCACGGACATCGCCATCTTCTCCGGCGGCTCCATCGTCCACACGGCGGTGATTGCGCTGGGCGGCAACAACCTCACCAGCGACATCGCCATTGGCCTGCGCACCCCCGCGCACGAGGCCGAGCGCATCAAGCAGAAGTACGGCTGCGCGCTGTCGTCGCTCATCAACAAGGACGACACCATTGAAGTGCCCAGCGTCGGGGGCCGTCAGCCCCGCGTGCTCGGGCGGCAGATTCTCTGCGAAATCCTGGAGCCGCGCGTGGAGGAGATCTTCCAGCTCGTGCACCGCGAAATCCAGAAGTGCGGCTACGAGGACCTGCTGGCCTCGGGCGTGGTGATTACGGGTGGCTCCACGCTGCTGGCCGGCATGCCGGAGCTGGCGGAGGAAGTGCTGGGCCTGCCCGTCCGCCGCGGCATGCCGCGCGGCATTGGCGGTCTGGTGGATGTGGTGAAGAGCCCCATGTACGCCACCGGCGTGGGCTTGGTCGTCTACGGCGCCCGCCACCTGGACCGGCGCATGTTCCGCATCCGCGAGGAGAACGTGTACAAGAAGGTGAAGGGCCGCATGCGCGAGTGGCTCGAGGAAATCTTCTGA